One Besnoitia besnoiti strain Bb-Ger1 chromosome VIII, whole genome shotgun sequence DNA segment encodes these proteins:
- a CDS encoding mRNA turnover 4 (MRT4) family protein (encoded by transcript BESB_083780), whose amino-acid sequence MPVSKRSKVVSLTKVKKHKSRGESGREVKEQWMDSVRTACEEEDQHVYLVEFVNQRNSLLKLVRDLIKPGKVFYGKNKVIQRALGTSATTECLPNIYKLSKHLTGHRALLVCKHPMDKLRPQLQKLQAKDFARAGFVATEDLQLKEGSDALAHFPHSLEQRFRSLGIPTLLKNGKIILLGDYTVCKKGQPLTPEQAQILKHLGVKMAEFHINLLAEWHKGRYRVVDDAALS is encoded by the exons ATGCCAGTCTCAAAACGCAGCAAGGTCGTCTCCCTGACCAAAGTCAAGAAGCACAAGAGCCGCGGGGAGAGCGGGCGCGAGGTGAAGGAGCAGTGGATGGACAGCGTGCGAACGGCCTGTGAAGAGGAAGACCAGCATGTATACCTCGTCGAGTTCGTGAATCAAAGAAACTCTCTCTTGAAGCTAGTCAGGGACCTCATCAAGCCTGGCAA GGTCTTTTATGGGAAAAACAAAGTCATCCAGCGCGCGCTGGGAACCAGCGCCACCACGGAGTGCCTCCCGAATATCTACAAGCTGTCAAAGCACCTCACGGGGCACCGGGCGCTTCTCGTCTGCAAGCACCCCATGGAcaagctgcggccgcagctgcagaagcttCAGGCGAAGGATTTTGCGCGCGCTGGGTTCGTTGCCACAGAAGACTTGCAACTCAAG GAGGGGTCTGACGCTCTCGCGCACTTCCCACACTCCCTGGAGCAGCGCTTTCGGTCTCTCGGCATCCCTACGCTTCTGAAG AACGGCAAAATTATTCTTCTGGGTGACTACACGGTGTGCAAGAAGGGCCAGCCGTTGACCCCAGAGCAGGCACAAATCCTC AAGCACCTCGGCGTCAAAATGGCGGAGTTCCACATCAACCTGCTGGCGGAATGGCACAAAGGTCGCTACCGGGTTGTGGACGATGCGGCCTTGTCTTAA
- a CDS encoding tetratricopeptide repeat-containing protein (encoded by transcript BESB_083790) encodes MAKSSLPSALLPSQGKPAGAFSELLYLPIKDTNTHVILSAAPPHELSAPSVGGAAADQEAGGRDSEGDVPKGASVFVDESECRLIGEMLKREVCVLHHWLDCALHYHANHNVSSFLSILQDADYCANTVLYSNSDISNQPLAELPPVPPLAAASARLAAPRRAGREGDDGASPPPHCEGAAGAAGDDEIAADALRPGETSAGGWDGDWRVLIDAAMAAHHTHAALRARDQVTRHEELLRSEEWRQKAEAAAGLPEASRKKGGGVDVPLLMRKDPNLLSINCAAFLKIAKALILNVAAATPPAVTSGQLAGVPPSVGSAGAAPGGVAGRLGAANAGDGAQLSQSFAGLQPQQEQLLLQRQSLNELKGAEELFRLAAVHTPLHAAPLLGLASCAVYERRWEDALVYYCRLIAYSPPAPPAGTPPSCDSPEVRALISTAAGSRLSASSEASSQSAAGAASGKARLFGFCPRRYAADLRFAAGMCFLRLSRHAEARRAFQRAVAVDPSHHGALCGIALLLPASSSHHGDQQQLLLAAHRRAPSEASILLQLAARCLLAGDLRQAEGLLRVAQPAPFSLELLGEQRYLTGWLLQQQGQTWRAVGELRRAQQLRPHHPATVFRLAQCLLLLGGLERIKEAQLLLESLLRMLPRNFELRRLMGCALLAEAELRGLWGAAGTPGDGDDAKATADSKAQPEAAKRGIPGGAGITECLRLYQRALQELSKAAEANEDDPVTWMLLARCYESLVVTGQDLRFQRPCLQAYEKIVLLAVRQLQQHGGGEAARVSQDVEMATGAIKGEESDATSSAGGIEAVLAGRVALPEGVPLELLNNMAVLYLAENRPKRARALLSRVLEQLSASDGESQDTYQPRAEAASADRGGGAQATAGGSSGSEPGAADGARSTAALASASRSRGAAGGEGKTSVFAAASMCALRQLVAFNLALVLTSLGAYSSASAYLKELCGSPASSAAAHCGSAKATASVSVPSAWLLRARLAAERGDVLAAKRLCEAARATGVAAALSAFHPGGARGGSGSPDAALVLAEVFAGCGKIEAALAAAQRVAGLKNRAGERDPFALTFVAVLQRLKAKRLLQQQSIEKANAALAESRYFFTLSLQSSLSNCHAANGLAVLLAEENLTKTALSMLRLLLECAGCNNELKATVHTNCGLLLAALALTERPDISLAQDVSKADHQKLHRAFRHLMIALEASPMQKDLYLLMGRLLYDCVKFDAAVLVLQAAMQRWPNDLRVAYNLVVCMDARVCSDLRLRDKMQDPQVMRDLLCMCQANVQLLTRLMHAKRSWGHLDPHTLKQVRHGLLPPSALGSLESNAARSDGRVAIAPEGAEELPSLQQLETLLLKSKDKILPHLTKSLPLIEQNWKEQRERREAQRRDQEELRRSAQEKKQQKLLQEEAEQERQLELAERLMREAKEIAATLPLKREEEEVGGKKRGKAATSEKKRSRTQDDDDREFLNDEGDEDDDYSDPEVDGGRREGERRRKQRESGDDGEEETRRDRKKKRHREKKEKKRKKQTKEKKKQRHRGEDEDSRSEAPDEDERELSENERGFSEERQAGQQDAPSPDFEEEGEAPRQAAAEVRRQEGGSVEHPDAVETPGVSAERSPDHDFVHGLEEAAQRGEAEQLGQGGEDDYAELRDEDGESRDEARKKAKKHKKEKKKRKREKEKKKKHRRHAESEDERPMAEEEELEENGQFGTEAQGELDQEEEERTKRRRVDEEGDQEESLEHPKQ; translated from the exons ATGGCGAAGTCGTCTTTGCCTTCCGCTCTCCTGCCTAGCCAGGGGAAACCTGCAGGTGCCTTCTCCGAGCTCCTGTACCTCCCGATCAAAGATACCAACACGCATGTCATTCtgtccgcagcgcctccccATGAGCTCTCCGCTCCGTCTGTtggcggggcggccgcggaccaagaggccggcggccgcgactcgGAGGGCGACGTGCCCAAAGGGGCGTCGGTTTTTGTAGACGAGTCTGAATGCCGCTTGATTGGCGAGATGCTCAAGAGAGAAGTCTGTGTTCTGCATCACTGGCTCGACTGCGCGCTGCACTACCACGCCAACCACAACGTGTCCTCCTTTCTTTCCATCCTCCAGGACGCAGACTACTGCGCCAACACTGTGCTGTACTCCAACAGCGACATCTCAAACCAGCCTCTCGCCGAGCTGCCTCCCGTGcccccgctcgccgcggcctccgctcgccttGCGGCCCCACGGCGGGcgggccgcgagggcgatgatggcgcgtcgcctcctccgcactgcgagggcgccgccggcgccgccggagatGACGAgatcgccgccgacgccttgAGGCCTGGAGAGACGTCTGCGGGCGGCTGGGACGGCGACTGGCGCGTCCTCATCGACGCCGCGATGGCCGCTCACcacacgcacgcggcgctgcgggcgcgggacCAGGTCACGCGGCACGAAGAGCTCTTGAGGAGCGAGGAGTGGCGGCAGAaagcggaagccgcggcggggctgcctgaggcctcgcgcaagaaaggcggcggcgtcgacgtCCCGCTGCTCATGCGCAAGGACCCGAACCTCCTCTCTATCAactgcgcggccttcttgAAGATCGCCAAGGCTCTCATCCTCAACGTTGCGGCCGCCACGCCCCCCGCGGTGACCAGCGGACAACTCGCCGGCGTCCCGCCCTCCGTCGGGAGCGCGGGTGCGGCACCCGGGGGCGTCGCGGGGCGTTTGGGCGCTGCaaacgccggcgacggcgcgcagctgtcgcAGTCTTTCGCTGGACTGCAGCCCCAgcaggagcagctgctgctccagcgaCAGAGTCTGAATGAGCTgaagggcgccgaggagctgTTCCGCTTGGCCGCGGTGCATacgccgctgcacgcggctCCTTTGCTGGGGttggcgagctgcgcggtcTACGAGCGCCGATGGGAGGACGCGTTGGTATACTACTGTCGCTTGATTGCTTACtcgccccctgcgccgcctgcgggaaCACCGCCTTCGTGCGACTCGCCCGAGGTGCGAGCCCTCATTTCGACCGCGGCAGGgtctcgtctctccgcctcttcagAGGCAAGCTCGcagtcggcggcgggggctgcTTCTGGGAAGGCCCGTCTCTTCGGCTTCTGCCCCAGACGCTACGCCGCAGATCTGCGTTTCGCGGCAGGCATGTGCTTCCTGCGGTTGTCTagacacgcagaggcgcgccgcgccttccagcGCGCAGTGGCCGTCGACCCCTCGCACCACGGGGCTCTCTGCGGCAtcgccctgctgctgcccgcgAGCTCCTCTCACCACGGCGACCAGCAGCaactcctcctcgctgcgcaccgccgcgcgcctaGTGAGGCTTCgattctgctgcagctcgcagCGCGCTGCTTGCTGGCGGGCGACCTGAGGCAAGCGGAGGGcttgctgcgcgtcgcccagcCTGCACCCTTCTCGCTGGAGCTGCTCGGGGAGCAGCGCTACCTGACTGGttggctgctgcagcagcagggccAGACGTGGCGCGCGgtcggcgagctgcggcgcgcgcagcagctgcgccccCACCACCCGGCGACTGTGTTTCGTCTCGCGCAGTGTTTGCTCTTGTTGggcggcctcgagcgcaTCAAGGAGgcccagctgctgctggagagcCTCCTGCGGATGCTGCCGCGGAActtcgagctgcgccgcctcatGGGCTGCGCGCTGCTTGCCGAGGCGGAGCTCCGGGGCTTGTGGGGAGCGGCGGGGacgccgggcgacggcgacgacgcgaaggccaCTGCAGACAGCAAGGCGCAACCCGAAGCCGCGAAAAGAGGGATACCGGGCGGCGCAGGTATCACGGAGTGTCTGCGCCTGTAccagcgcgcgctgcaggaacTGAGCAAAGCTGCCGAAGCGAACGAAGACGACCCGGTCACGTGGATGCTCCTGGCGCGATGCTACGAGTCGCTGGTGGTGACCGGGCAAGACCTGCGCTTCCAGAGGCCTTGCTTGCAGGCGTATGAAAAAATCGTCCTCCTTGCCgtgaggcagctgcagcagcacggaggcggcgaggccgcgcgggtGTCGCAGGATGTAGAGATGGCGACCGGCGCGATcaagggagaagaaagcgacgcgaCCAGCAGTGCAGGAGGGATTGAGGCAGTGCTGgcaggccgcgtcgccttgccCGAGGGCGTACCTCTCGAACTCTTGAACAACATGGCCGTCCTGTATCTCGCGGAAAACCGTCCcaagagggcgcgcgcgctgctttCCCGTGTGCTGGAGCAGCTctcggcgagcgacggcgaaagcCAGGACACCTACCAGCCCCGAGCAGAGGCCGCTTCCGCggaccgcggaggcggagctcaGGCGACGGCCGGCGGTTCGTCTGGCAGCGAGCCTGgcgcggccgacggcgcccGGTCTACCGCCGCCCTAGCCTCCGCGTCGAGGAGCCGCGGGGCGGCTGGCGGTGAGGGGAAGACGTCTGTGTTTGCAGCGGCTTCGATGTGTGCGTTGCGTCAGCTGGTGGCCTTCAACCTCGCGCTCGTGCTGACCTCTTTGGGCGCGTACAGCTCGGCTAGCGCGTACCTCAAGGAGTTGTGTgggtcgccggcgtcgtccgccgcggcgcattGTGGCTCAGCTAAGGCGACCGCGTCGGTGTCTGTGCCTTCCGCGTGGctgctccgcgcgcggctggccgccgagcgcggcgacgtgcTGGCTGCCAAGCGCCTgtgcgaggcagcgcgggcgacgggcgtcgctgctgcgctctcgGCGTTCCATcctggcggcgcccgcggaggcagcggctcgccggaCGCCGCGCTGGTGCTCGCGGAAGtcttcgccggctgcggcaaGATCGAGGCTGCCCTGGCGGCCGCCCAGCGCGTGGCTGGCCTCAAAAACCGTGCCGGCGAACGCGACCCCTTCGCGCTCACCTTCGTCGCagtcctgcagcgcctgaaggcgaagcgcctgctgcaaCAGCAGAGCATCGAAAA GGCaaacgcggcgctcgcggagtcTCGCTACTTCttcactctctctctccagtcCTCCTTGAGCAACTGTCACGCAGCGAATGGCCTCGCGGTACTTCTGGCTGAGGAGAATCTCACG AAAACGGCTCTCAGCATGCTGCGGCTTTTGCTGGAGTGTGCGGGGTGTAACAACGAGTTGAAGGCGACGGTTCACACCAACTGCGGCCTGCTCCTGGCGGCGCTTGCCTTGACTGAGCGCCCGGATATCAGCCTGGCGCAGGATGTGTCCAAGGCCGACCATCAGAAGCTCCATCGC GCTTTCCGGCATCTGATGATTgcgctggaggcgtcgcCTATGCAGAAGGACCTCTACCTCCTCATGGGGCGCCTGCTGTACGACTGCGTG AAATTCGACGCCGCAGTTCTCGTGCTTCAGGCTGCGATGCAGCGGTGGCCGAACGACCTGCGCGTGGCGTACAACTTG GTCGTGTGCATggacgcgcgcgtctgtagcgacctgcgtctgcgcgacaAGATGCAGGACCCGCAGGTGATGCGTGACCTCCTCTGCATGTGTCAGGCGAATGTGCAGCTTCTGACCCGCCTGATGCACGCCAAACGCAGCTGGGGCCACCTCGACCCTCACACGCTGAAGCAAGTTCGACACG GACTTTTGCCTCCAAGCGCGCTGGGGAGTCTGGAGTCGAATGCCGCACGCTCGGATGGCAGAGTGGCAATCGCGCctgagggcgcagaggagctcccgagcctgcagcagctcgagacGCTTCTGCTGAAGAGCAAAGACAAAATTCTGCCGCACTTGACGAAAAGCCTGCCGCTCATTGAACAGAACTGGAAAGAGCAACGG gagcggcgcgaggctcagcggcgcgaccaggaggagctgcggcgttcggcgcaggagaagaagcaacaGAAGCTCCTtcaggaagaagcagaacaAGAGAGGCAGTTGGAGCTCGCCGAGCGGCTGATGCGCGAAGCCAAGGAGATtgcggcgacgctgcctttgaagagagaggaggaagaagtcgGCGGCAAGAAGCGTGGAAAggccgcgacgagcgagaagaagaggagtcGTACCCAGGATGACGACGATCGCGAATTTTTGAatgacgagggcgacgaggacgacgactaCAGCGACCCCGAGGTGGATGGGggtcgccgcgagggcgaacggcgaaggaaacagagagagagcggcgacgatggcgaagaagagactcgACGGgacaggaagaagaagcgccaccgcgagaagaaggagaagaagaggaagaaacagacgaaggagaagaaaaaacaacgCCACCGCGGAGAAGATGAAGACAGTCGATCCGAAGCgccagacgaagacgagcgTGAGCTGAGCGAGAATGAACGCGGTTTtagcgaggagaggcaggccgGGCAACAagacgcgccgtcgccagacttcgaggaggagggagaggcgcctcGGCAGGCAGCCGCCGAAGTCAGGCGAcaagagggaggaagcgTGGAGCATCCCGATGCCGTGGAGACCCCGGGTGTTTCGGCCGAAAGGTCGCCTGACCACGATTTTGTTCATGGGCTCGAAGAGGCTgcacagcgcggcgaggcggagcagctggggcaggggggggaggacgaCTACGCGGAGTTGAGGGACGAGGACGGTGAGTCAAgggacgaggcgcggaagaaggccaAGAAGCATaaaaaggagaagaagaagcgcaagagagagaaggagaagaagaaaaaacaccgTCGTCACGCAGAGAGTGAAGACGAGCGCCCCAtggcagaagaggaggaactgGAGGAAAATGGCCAGTTCGGTacagaggcgcagggagAGCTCGAtcaagaggaagaagaaaggacCAAGAGAAGGCGCGTGGATGAAGAAGGAGATCAAGAGGAAAGCCTAGAGCACCCGAAGCAGTAG
- a CDS encoding putative ATPase (encoded by transcript BESB_083800) codes for MLRVLAQSGRGAYYKALYGGGRNKRRQNDELYGSGHRPFTDDADSYAASRTPSLPRTAGGGGLRAELQRLEGKPYPAYKDLTGEWQLEEFQLFIDKVQSDPFAPPSRFRLRIHQRHAQFPRRLFESEIRNIALCDFLTRAFHQAIRRSGIDQAAESGGWHGSKGGDIRIDQPSQHVLRRTSIIITEDSIEARCNVSLPARGRSIEGRRAAQLLCERLPAVARAAMYYSSLKAAEVEAHVQSVEDQEYLRKSLASKGLVAFVINGACLPRRSGVDDRPLTHQQDAHLVLFQSPPSLEVQIELPNRGQVRGMGIPAGITLIVGGGFHGKSTLLEALQWGVYNKIPGDGREFVVTDPGAVKIRAEDGRAVTSVDISPFISNLPFGKSTERFSSADASGSTSQAANIIEALELGATTLLVDEDTCATNFMIRDTRMQALVAKEKEPITPFLFKIRPLVNQYKVSTIIVVGGSGDFFEVADNVIMMDNYQAYCVTEKAKEIATVFKASVGTHNECPTAQTPGNTVDAAFGQFRHRILERGCLHPKGKVKAAARRTISYGATEIDLMFIEQLAEASQTRAIARCLQRLGENTEGNVVNGERTLKEILDSLSRITSSTGSSGIGHNGLDALADNWCPAVRRCFAFSVSANHMKIGFSINRLRTLQIRAMRANPSV; via the exons ATGTTGCGTGTTCTTGCGCAGTCGGGACGAGGCGCCTACTACAAAGCCCTGTACG GAGGCGGGCGGAACAAGCGGCGACAAAACGACGAGCTCTATGGCTCCGGTCACCGGCCCTTCACCGAT GACGCTGACAGCTACGCCGCCTCTAGAACGCCGAGTCTGCCCCGAActgctggaggaggcggcctccGTGCTGAGCTTCAACGACTCGAAG GAAAGCCATATCCTGCCTACAAGGACCTGACTGGCGAGTGGCAACTTGAGGAGTTTCAGCTGTTCATCGACAA GGTGCAGTCAGACCCGTTCGCGCCGCCCAGCAGGTTTCGTCTTCGCATCCATCAACGGCATGCGCA ATTCCCTCGACGGCTGTTCGAGAGCGAGATAAGAAACATTGCGCTCTGTGATTTCCTCACTCGCGCGTTTCACCAAGCGATTCGGAGATCGGGAATCGACCAAGCGGCTGAAAGCGGCGGCTGGCACGGGAGCAAG GGAGGGGATATTCGCATTGACCAGCCGAGTCAGCACGTTTTGCGGCGGACATCGATCATCATAACAGAGGACTCCATCGAGGCCCGGTGCAACGTTTCGCTCCCG GCTCGCGGTCGGTCGATTGaggggcggcgggcagccCAGCTTCTATGCGAACGCCTTCCTGCAGTGGCACGCGCAGCTATGTACTATTCCAGTTTGAAAGCAGCGGAGGTGGAGGCCCACGTCCAAAGCGTAGAAGACCAAGAgt ACCTGCGAAAGAGTCTAGCTTCCAAAGGACTGGTTGCATTCGTAATCAACGGCGCCTGCTTGCCTCGCCGCTCCGGGGTTGACGACCGCCCTCTTACGCATCAGCAG GACGCCCACCTCGTCTTATTTCAGTCGCCACCTTCCTTAGAAGTGCAAATCGAGCTTCCAAATCGCGGTCAAG TTAGAGGAATGGGCATCCCCGCTGGCATCACCCTAATTGTGGGAGGAGGCTTCCACGGGAAGTCAACACTTCTGGAAGCGTTACAGTGGGGTGTGTATAACAAGATCCCCGGTGATGGACGCGAGTTCGTAGTCACTGATCCAGGAGCCGTGAAG ATTCGTGCTGAAGACGGGCGGGCGGTTACTTCTGTAG ACATAAGCCCCTTCATCAGTAATCTGCCGTTCGGCAAATCCACGGAACGATTTTCCTCGGCGGATGCCTCTGGTAGCACGTCACAAGCTGCCAACATCATTGAAGCCCTCGAGTTAGGGGCAACGACCCTGCTTGTGGACGAAGACACATGCGCAACAAACTTCATGATTCGAGACACGCGAATGCAAGCGCTCGTCG CTAAAGAGAAAGAACCAATCACGCCTTTCCTTTTCAAAATCAGACCGTTGGTCAACCAGTACAAAGTATCGACGATCATCGTTGTTGGCGGCAGTGGCGACTTCTTCGAAGTTGCCGATAACGTTATCATGATGGATAATTATCAGGCATACTGCGTCACGGAGAAGGCAAAGGAAATAGCCACGGTATTCAAGGCAAGCGTGGGAACACACAACGAGTGTCCAACG GCTCAGACACCTGGGAACACGGTTGACGCCGCCTTTGGACAGTTTCGGCATCGAATCCTGGAGCGAG GTTGTCTGCATCCAAAGGGGAAGGTtaaggcagctgcgcggcggactATAAGCTATGGTGCTACAGAAATCGATCTCATGTTCATTGAGCAGCTCGCAGAAGCCTCTCAAACCCGAGCGATAGCCCGGTGCCTTCAGCGCCTTGGAGAGAATACCGAAGGCAATGTAGTGAACGGCGAGAG GACGCTGAAAGAAATACTCGATTCTCTATCACGCATCACTTCCAGCACCGGGAGCTCTG GTATCGGCCACAACGGCCTTGACGCACTCGCGGATAACTGGTGTCCAGCGGTACG TCGttgtttcgctttctctgtctctgccaATCATATGAAGATCGGCTTCTCCATCAACAGGCTTCGAACGTTACAGATAAGAGCAATGCGGGCGAACCCCAGTGTATGA
- a CDS encoding hypothetical protein (encoded by transcript BESB_083810) — protein MALSGFVAEAKSVRRTEIRRTAGLGTWSVLVAALFLLLLSSGVKTEHSLSGNFLPTGLTFGNAEDLPPNYTDLWTDELFEYFRPYFKKYMKDCPIYFYRRACGKELRGNVQVMVPLGRWNLGKLTSEDRVEKFMLYLRFVLETFWRKAVRDYETEPKLVYIIDMTYVSASHLLYLWSGLLRMFQLAGPTLKNASGKSWKRSYIVNAPYLLSSLLDLLGTFVPFRRHDVVVLSSTDGDDAKLMRKELGDKCLWRGFGGNSSVAVDGADTQTAIVRFIAGGDRAAAGQDAQMGNAEGTVNANTPDPSQQGNKHASANSTQEGEGSPMGQGKRRSTWRTRTIFDAVRVKAVRNDSAGVEVFGADEKQS, from the coding sequence ATGGCGCTTTCTGGCTTTGTTGCCGAAGCCAAGAGCGTCAGGCGGACAGAAATCCGTCGAACTGCGGGGCTGGGCACTTGGTCAGTTCTGGTGGCAGCACTCTTCCTGCTCTTGTTGAGCTCAGGAGTCAAAACGGAGCATTCCCTTTCTGGAAATTTCTTACCAACAGGGTTGACTTTCGGTAACGCGGAAGACCTGCCACCCAATTATACGGACCTATGGACTGACGAGCTATTCGAGTACTTCAGGCCGTACTTCAAAAAGTACATGAAAGATTGCCCGATTTATTTCTACCGCCGTGCTTGCGGAAAGGAATTGAGGGGAAATGTGCAGGTAATGGTGCCTCTGGGACGATGGAACCTGGGGAAGCTGACCTCCGAAGACAGAGTGGAGAAATTTATGCTCTACCTGAGATTTGTCCTTGAGACATTCTGGAGAAAAGCTGTCAGGGACTACGAAACGGAGCCAAAGCTTGTGTACATTATAGATATGACATATGTGTCGGCCTCCCATCTTCTCTACTTGTGGAGTGGCTTATTACGGATGTTCCAGCTCGCTGGCCCTACACTGAAAAACGCTTCTGGCAAAAGCTGGAAAAGGTCATATATTGTCAATGCGCCCTACTTGCTGAGCAGCCTCCTGGATCTGCTCGGAACCTTTGTCCCATTCCGACGGCATGATGTCGTTGTGCTCTCATCCACCGACGGCGATGATGCCAAGTTGATGCGGAAGGAACTTGGAGATAAGTGTCTGTGGAGGGGATTCGGAGGAAATAGTTCCGTTGCTGTCGAcggcgcagacacgcagacagCCATCGTCCGTTTTATCGCTGGTGGTGACCGTGCCGCAGCTGGGCAAGATGCGCAGATGGGCAACGCTGAAGGCACTGTCAATGCGAACACCCCAGATCCGTCCCAGCAAGGTAATAAACATGCCAGCGCGAACAGTACGCAGGAGGGGGAAGGCAGCCCTATGGGGCAAGGTAAACGGAGGAGCACCTGGAGGACAAGGACAATATTTGACGCAGTCCGCGTGAAAGCGGTCAGGAATGATTCTGCCGGTGTAGAGGTGTTCGGAGCTGACGAGAAGCAGTCCTGA
- a CDS encoding hypothetical protein (encoded by transcript BESB_083820), whose amino-acid sequence MAAAAMYLVPNLELLQTFLPSLTTMLPCVAPLWVFAAKCVELYSRVPCASLLSFGAPYTLLIKKRELFKPSYFLRHHTMTALILSMLQYTLSMIYFKGISASRTASGTTHETIVLSLFLVAQTLLLSSMLSAIGAKYAWVPVVTEAVATLISVPAVAQRTPVLATEDTWNILSVVPQVTVEDVAIDHFPEGGSDSSTAILSQIPEEYIDETAVSTDFWLRGPTANKPWPPKEFPEKPYFPEFPEFPEIPTTTTTTTADPTTTTTTATTTTSTSTTTSTTTSTTTTSTTTSTFTSTTTTTTSTTTSTTTSTITSTTTSTAPTTTSSTTTTTSKSSQTTTTEDGMSKPPKKESCFLRLARLFMLFFGRDIGGKEATQSNSVDSSAVEGQEESIAHLLERLHDAVSDMSEDITTMVSQLTHEPAVSPSPRALRGVAV is encoded by the exons atggctgccgcagcgatGTATCTGGTGCCAAACCTTGAACTTCTTCAG ACGTTTCTACCGTCGTTGACTACAATGCtgccctgcgtcgccccccTGTGGGTCTTTGCGGCCAAGTGCGTGGAGCTATATAGCAGGGTTCCATGCGCTTCCCTACTTTCGTTTGGCGCGCCCTATACCCTCCTGATCAAGAAGAGAGAATTGTTCAAGCCATCGTATTTCCTTCGGCATCATACTATGACC GCTCTCATACTATCAATGCTTCAGTACACGCTAAGCATGATCTACTTCAAGGGCATCAGTGCCTCGCGCACAGCATCGGGGACAACTCATGAGACAATCGTCTTGTCGCTGTTTCTCGTCGCACAGACGCTCTTATTGAGCTCCATGCTTAGTGCTATTGGCGCAAA GTATGCGTGGGTGCCAGTTGTGACCGAGGCTGTAG CTACTTTGATTTCAGTCCCTGCAGTTGCCCAGAGGACGCCTGTTCTTGCTACTGAAGACACATGGAACATCCTGTCGGTCGTCCCTCAAGTGACAGTTGAAGACGTGGCTATTGATCACTTTCcagaaggcggcagcgactcGTCGACAGCAATACTGAGTCAAATTCCGGAGGAGTACATTGACGAAACCGCTGTTTCGACCGACTTCTGGTTGAGAGGGCCCACAGCGAACAAGCCGTGGCCACCCAAAGAATTCCCCGAGAAGCCATACTTCCCCGAGTTCCCTGAGTTTCCCGAAATACCAACAACAACGACCACAACCACGGCCGATCCCACCACAACTACAACGACCGCTACAACGACTACAAGCACTTCGACGACAACAAGTACAACTACCTCGACCACGACAACTTCCACAACAACTAGTACATTTACTTCAACCACGACCACTACAACTTCGACGACAACCAGTACGACCACTTCAACGATAACTAGCACAACCACTTCAACGGCGCCTACCACGACATCCAGCACCACAACCACCACGTCAAAGTCTTCCCAAACCACTACGACAGAAGACGGAATGTCAAAACCACCCAAAAAAGAGTCTTGCTTCCTAAGGCTTGCGCGGCTGTTCATGTTATTCTTCGGCAGGGATATTGGGGGGAAAGAGGCCACGCAGAGCAACTCTGTGGACTCCAGCGCTGTTGAGGGGCAAGAAGAGAGTATTGCACATCTTCTTGAGCGGCTCCACGACGCCGTTTCTGATATGAGTGAGGATATCACCACGATGGTGAGCCAGCTGACGCATGAGCCAGCCGTGTCGCCGTCCCCACGAGCTCTCCGTGGCGTAGCCGTCTGA